The Hyphomonadaceae bacterium ML37 genome includes a region encoding these proteins:
- a CDS encoding peptidoglycan-binding protein — MSYACYRGYSELLSPDGRQRLSPTDVAALRRWVQNDGDPNRPVALDEITRTLSVAGEDRVFRHYETVVRTPPCPTSCPQLPWAAQQHGDSICIQGGGLAASGLMARSPADSVSGSICLSREIVGRVYADCARHWLLKGDAELARQDVQCLTDGAFTGDGTGADRACPGGYRGGQATIGLQPTDTALERAIESWRIASDWGRLFGAQAALVAQQRLQAHTVQCISSASSLERLSRIRPGSAGDTIRLSIRQRALSALGHYGEEIDGRYGPVTTRAVRSFQRELGYDETGVLSPRQTVLLMCHAAQTARDSHIQNTLGIMYAVGLGVEQNTDLALEWLDLAARRGDGDAYFNLAIIYGTGAVLGSYRLCGIIENTDLADAHLAAAARLGHPVAREWRAARAYQASGSSAQRWRHISGELARSAEARGDVLFQTWEQDHIDRAYLEQISLPCLSAEVLRGETP; from the coding sequence GTGTCTTACGCATGTTACCGGGGATATAGCGAGCTCCTGTCCCCGGACGGCCGCCAGCGCCTGAGCCCGACGGATGTGGCGGCATTGCGCCGATGGGTGCAGAATGATGGCGACCCGAACCGGCCCGTGGCGCTGGATGAGATCACCCGGACCCTGTCTGTGGCCGGTGAGGACCGGGTTTTCAGGCATTACGAAACGGTGGTGCGCACCCCGCCCTGCCCGACATCCTGTCCCCAGCTTCCCTGGGCGGCGCAGCAACACGGGGATTCTATCTGCATACAGGGTGGCGGTCTGGCTGCATCCGGGCTGATGGCGCGCAGCCCTGCGGACTCCGTGTCCGGATCCATCTGCCTGTCGCGAGAGATTGTCGGACGCGTTTATGCCGATTGTGCGCGCCACTGGCTGCTCAAAGGCGATGCCGAGCTTGCCCGCCAGGATGTCCAGTGCCTGACGGACGGTGCGTTCACGGGAGACGGGACCGGGGCTGACCGGGCGTGTCCCGGGGGATATCGCGGCGGACAGGCCACGATCGGGTTGCAGCCGACCGACACAGCCTTGGAAAGGGCGATTGAAAGCTGGCGCATCGCGTCTGACTGGGGCCGCCTGTTCGGCGCCCAGGCCGCCCTTGTGGCGCAACAGCGGCTACAGGCCCATACGGTCCAGTGCATCAGCTCGGCATCAAGTTTGGAAAGACTGTCGCGCATCCGGCCCGGCTCCGCGGGCGACACCATCCGCCTGTCCATCCGGCAGCGCGCCCTGAGCGCCCTTGGCCATTATGGCGAGGAGATCGATGGCCGGTATGGCCCGGTGACAACCCGGGCCGTCAGAAGCTTTCAGCGGGAACTCGGATATGACGAGACCGGCGTCCTGTCGCCCCGGCAGACCGTGCTCTTGATGTGCCATGCAGCGCAAACAGCGCGCGATTCCCACATCCAGAACACGCTGGGCATCATGTATGCAGTCGGTCTGGGCGTGGAGCAGAATACCGATCTGGCCCTTGAGTGGCTCGATCTTGCCGCCCGGCGCGGGGATGGCGATGCCTATTTCAATCTGGCGATCATCTACGGCACCGGCGCCGTGCTGGGCAGCTACCGGCTTTGCGGCATCATCGAAAACACCGATCTCGCTGACGCGCACCTCGCCGCGGCGGCGCGCCTGGGCCACCCCGTCGCCCGCGAGTGGCGCGCCGCGCGAGCGTATCAGGCCTCCGGGAGTTCAGCGCAACGCTGGCGGCATATCAGCGGTGAGCTGGCGCGGTCGGCGGAAGCCCGGGGCGATGTGCTGTTCCAGACCTGGGAGCAGGACCACATAGATCGAGCCTATCTCGAGCAAATCAGCCTGCCTTGCCTTTCAGCCGAGGTGCTTCGAGGCGAGACGCCATAA
- a CDS encoding flagellin has product MLTINTQPGAMIALQNLNHTHRDLMQGQDRIATGLKVASARDNGGVYAIAQGMRSELGGLRAVQQSLDRAVTAVDIAIAGGEAIQDLLIEMKGIALAATDTSLDLAAITSLNEDFKALRDQINTVVSSAEFNGVNILDWPPPPPLPPGFPSPPPGSPNGLPPAGSVAFTAMTGAGEG; this is encoded by the coding sequence GTGCTCACGATCAACACCCAACCGGGCGCTATGATCGCCCTGCAAAATCTCAATCACACCCATCGTGACCTGATGCAGGGACAAGACCGCATCGCCACGGGCCTCAAGGTCGCCTCAGCCAGGGATAATGGCGGCGTCTACGCCATCGCACAGGGCATGCGCTCCGAGCTTGGCGGCCTGCGCGCCGTGCAGCAGTCCCTGGATCGGGCGGTGACGGCCGTCGACATTGCGATCGCGGGCGGCGAGGCGATCCAGGACCTGCTGATCGAGATGAAGGGCATTGCCCTGGCGGCCACCGACACCTCGCTTGATCTGGCCGCCATCACCAGCCTGAACGAGGACTTCAAGGCGCTTCGCGATCAGATCAACACGGTGGTCAGCTCGGCCGAGTTCAACGGGGTCAATATCCTTGACTGGCCCCCGCCTCCGCCCCTGCCTCCAGGCTTCCCCTCCCCGCCGCCGGGCTCCCCAAACGGCCTGCCGCCAGCGGGCTCGGTCGCCTTCACGGCCATGACCGGCGCCGGGGAGGGCTAG
- a CDS encoding DUF3489 domain-containing protein — translation MAQIQLSEAQTVILSAACARVDGFVFPITAKIKGGAVGNVCKSLLKQRLIEEIPAVDLDTVWRHDETHGPITLRATPLAFRALGIVEDSEQVPVPDGADTGSVETTKSRHGSKQALLIAMLRAPEGSTIEEIASATGWQSHTVRGAMSGALKKKLGLTITSHKVEGRGRIYAICAE, via the coding sequence ATGGCTCAAATCCAACTTTCCGAAGCCCAAACCGTCATTCTCAGCGCCGCGTGCGCCCGGGTCGACGGATTCGTCTTTCCAATTACCGCCAAGATCAAAGGCGGCGCGGTTGGCAACGTCTGCAAAAGCCTGCTCAAACAGCGCTTGATCGAAGAGATTCCCGCGGTTGATCTCGATACGGTATGGCGGCACGACGAGACGCATGGTCCGATCACCCTGCGGGCGACGCCGCTTGCTTTCCGCGCACTGGGAATTGTCGAGGACAGCGAACAAGTGCCTGTACCTGACGGTGCTGATACTGGCTCAGTAGAGACCACAAAGTCACGGCACGGCAGCAAACAAGCTCTGCTCATCGCCATGCTGCGCGCGCCGGAGGGCTCAACCATCGAGGAGATCGCCTCAGCGACCGGATGGCAATCGCACACTGTGCGCGGAGCCATGTCCGGCGCGCTCAAGAAGAAGCTCGGCCTGACGATCACGTCGCACAAGGTCGAGGGACGCGGGCGGATTTACGCCATCTGCGCGGAGTAA
- a CDS encoding O-antigen ligase family protein, which yields MNRPIAAFASLGLIAGALLLFGADTPAASLVISAALCMAAMLCALDRSTGASPGAIAWLILIGAWLVIGIFEGGWISSGAHEYASLAGAVAVWMCARAASQSSRMAQWLWRATLVLGLVFASVAFIGFLTDPSRLLWSEHPYGAGNRLSAPFLSANTAATFYAVMAVMATADILRATRIARPGASPIKLMEARLQASALGLVTALVSLSCVFLTASRAGATACALAIAGLIVWHALSRWRSGETRGLTGWAGPIVLITLLAGAFMVSGALYAERLEATVFDENTDRAILMAAYWRALELAPWLGHGPGGFEYVNALIADARNANMIMHQGAAHNIVQQWLLQAGLAGTLIAALVLAGLLRVVVTGLWRRQQQTLYLKAVLVIAAMVFAHGMVDYALEIPAFMWLFAWVLGMGAGIASGGSRPQRLTGRAQTLAKIAAVYSLGLAAGLSLFAAEDRRQAEWVRALDEARFDEFIGQDSFSLPMYASVWHLEAYGDRAFRMEAPDLELAREALQGAIVREPRSGTLWMKLAYAEYLSGQGWTPEAVEALRVSYLRLPYARVTLNERRVRSENLRDWRLAFAAVDWAGLPEDVRAAARREARLLPARQRRAWYEQIGESESG from the coding sequence ATGAACCGGCCGATCGCCGCCTTCGCCAGCCTCGGCCTCATAGCCGGCGCCCTGTTACTCTTCGGCGCCGACACGCCCGCAGCCAGCCTCGTGATCTCGGCAGCGCTGTGCATGGCCGCCATGTTGTGCGCGCTTGATCGCTCAACCGGCGCAAGCCCGGGCGCGATCGCATGGCTGATCCTCATTGGCGCATGGCTGGTGATCGGGATTTTTGAAGGGGGATGGATCAGCTCAGGCGCGCACGAGTACGCATCGCTCGCCGGCGCTGTGGCGGTCTGGATGTGCGCGCGCGCCGCCAGCCAGTCCTCACGCATGGCGCAATGGCTCTGGCGCGCGACGCTCGTCCTGGGCCTTGTGTTCGCATCAGTCGCGTTCATCGGCTTCCTGACCGATCCCAGCCGCCTGCTCTGGTCCGAGCACCCCTACGGCGCAGGCAACAGGCTCAGCGCGCCGTTCCTGTCAGCCAACACGGCAGCGACGTTCTACGCCGTCATGGCGGTCATGGCCACCGCGGACATCCTGCGTGCGACGCGCATCGCCAGGCCCGGCGCAAGCCCCATCAAGTTGATGGAGGCGCGCCTGCAGGCCAGCGCTCTGGGTCTTGTGACCGCCCTCGTCTCGCTGAGCTGCGTGTTCCTGACCGCCTCTCGCGCGGGCGCCACAGCATGCGCGCTCGCCATCGCCGGCCTGATCGTCTGGCACGCCCTGTCGCGGTGGCGCAGCGGCGAGACGCGCGGCCTGACCGGCTGGGCAGGACCCATCGTTCTGATCACGCTCCTGGCCGGAGCGTTCATGGTGTCGGGAGCGCTCTATGCGGAGCGGCTTGAGGCCACAGTGTTTGATGAAAACACCGACCGGGCGATCCTGATGGCGGCCTATTGGCGCGCTCTTGAGCTGGCGCCCTGGCTTGGACACGGGCCGGGGGGATTTGAGTACGTCAACGCCCTCATAGCCGATGCGCGCAACGCCAATATGATCATGCACCAGGGCGCAGCGCACAATATCGTGCAGCAATGGCTCCTTCAGGCCGGTCTGGCCGGAACGCTCATCGCAGCGCTGGTGCTCGCAGGACTACTGCGCGTGGTGGTCACAGGCCTCTGGCGGCGCCAGCAACAAACCCTCTATCTCAAGGCGGTGCTCGTCATCGCCGCCATGGTGTTCGCCCACGGAATGGTCGATTACGCCCTCGAAATCCCCGCCTTCATGTGGTTGTTCGCCTGGGTGCTGGGAATGGGCGCCGGGATCGCATCGGGCGGCTCAAGGCCGCAACGCCTGACCGGGCGTGCGCAGACGCTGGCCAAGATCGCCGCGGTCTATAGCCTTGGCCTGGCCGCAGGCCTCAGCCTGTTCGCAGCCGAAGACCGCCGACAGGCAGAATGGGTGCGCGCTCTGGACGAGGCGCGTTTTGATGAGTTCATCGGGCAGGACTCATTCAGCCTGCCGATGTACGCCTCAGTCTGGCATCTGGAGGCCTATGGCGATCGCGCTTTCCGGATGGAGGCGCCTGACCTGGAATTGGCGCGTGAAGCCTTGCAAGGGGCGATCGTCAGAGAACCGCGCAGCGGCACCTTGTGGATGAAGCTTGCTTACGCGGAGTATCTCTCCGGACAGGGCTGGACGCCTGAGGCTGTTGAAGCGCTGCGGGTGTCCTATCTCCGGCTACCCTATGCGCGCGTAACCCTCAACGAGCGGCGGGTGCGCTCTGAGAACTTGCGTGACTGGCGCCTGGCCTTTGCAGCTGTAGACTGGGCTGGGCTGCCCGAGGACGTCCGCGCGGCCGCCCGGCGCGAGGCGCGTCTGCTACCCGCACGCCAGCGCCGCGCTTGGTATGAGCAGATCGGTGAGAGCGAGAGCGGCTGA
- a CDS encoding TonB-dependent receptor encodes MSTVSGAALAQQAPERADSEDVIVVTSQFRPQPLQDVPLPISAITSIQLEETRIENLNRLADLVPGLEVFEQTIQNPSIIVRGVDSGGSSANVENRVSVFYDGISIGRAQGALIELFDLERVEVLKGPQGTLYGRGSTAGALAVVSARPRFDETSGELWAGLENYNGHRFGGIFNVGVNDQLALRGALTRRVRDGFIRNLATGDTNNNRDMLAARVSGSVQITPDITATLILNGQRDRSNSNVFASITIPVPGANFDQEGDNTPWNPSPLQTDPFGPAFQELGDRAFLERDVAGATFLVEADLGDWSVQSISGYRYLKSDDFFDVDGSYLFIVNGLEDTRLRQWSTEVRAVWDNGGAFSFIGGASVFQEHTDYTIYLEYDPLAIITIVTPGTPFTGRPINPVTLQQNLLPLPFPRFASESGYTRNDTLSYSAYLDGTWQMNDAIRVSAGLRYTYDDKSLLGERPVTNFGIFFPSPGPQRASRSESFEAFQPRLVVDWRLAPGVLTYASVTTGYRSGVIPDPGTNLTAPVVEPEFVTSYELGMRTETFDRRLRLNGSIFRYDWTDFQSQVLDPQTNLLIAANAGEASALGAELEGDLRLTQNVSLFGNVNLMDATYDDFVSGGQDFSGNRLVFSPRFRGTLGASFNVPVGADWNLRANGFYVYRSQQFFSNDNTALESQDGFGVMNLNVTLSAPQDRFELSVFSQNLFDERYLGDVGNTGRAFGTPTWVPAQPRVYGFEIRTRF; translated from the coding sequence ATGTCCACCGTCAGCGGTGCGGCGCTGGCTCAGCAGGCGCCTGAACGTGCTGACAGTGAAGACGTGATTGTGGTCACGTCCCAGTTCCGCCCCCAACCCCTCCAGGACGTGCCGCTGCCGATCAGCGCCATCACCAGCATCCAGCTGGAAGAGACCCGCATTGAGAACCTCAACCGGCTTGCCGACCTGGTGCCTGGCCTGGAGGTCTTCGAGCAGACCATCCAGAACCCGTCCATCATCGTGCGCGGCGTGGACTCAGGCGGCTCAAGCGCCAATGTCGAAAACCGCGTGTCGGTGTTTTACGACGGTATCTCCATCGGCCGCGCCCAGGGCGCGCTGATCGAGCTTTTTGATCTTGAGCGCGTTGAGGTGCTCAAGGGACCTCAGGGCACGCTTTACGGTCGCGGCTCGACGGCCGGCGCGCTGGCCGTCGTCAGCGCACGCCCCCGCTTCGACGAGACGTCGGGCGAGCTGTGGGCGGGTCTTGAAAACTATAACGGTCACCGCTTCGGCGGCATCTTCAATGTGGGCGTCAACGATCAGCTGGCGCTGCGCGGCGCGCTGACGCGGCGTGTGCGCGATGGCTTCATCCGCAATCTGGCCACTGGCGACACGAATAATAACCGCGACATGCTGGCGGCCCGGGTCAGCGGCTCGGTGCAGATCACGCCCGACATCACGGCCACCTTGATCTTGAATGGTCAGCGCGACCGCTCAAACAGCAATGTCTTTGCCAGCATCACCATCCCTGTTCCCGGCGCCAATTTTGACCAAGAAGGCGACAACACGCCCTGGAACCCCAGCCCGCTGCAGACAGATCCCTTCGGCCCTGCATTCCAGGAGCTGGGCGACCGCGCCTTCCTCGAGCGCGACGTTGCCGGCGCCACGTTTCTCGTGGAAGCGGATCTGGGCGACTGGTCCGTTCAGTCCATTTCCGGTTACCGCTACCTGAAGTCGGATGACTTCTTCGACGTGGATGGCTCCTACCTCTTTATCGTGAACGGGCTTGAGGACACGCGCCTGCGCCAGTGGTCCACCGAAGTGCGCGCGGTCTGGGACAATGGCGGGGCCTTCTCCTTCATTGGCGGCGCCAGCGTGTTCCAGGAGCACACCGACTACACCATTTACCTTGAGTATGATCCGCTGGCGATCATCACGATTGTCACGCCCGGCACCCCCTTCACCGGCCGTCCCATCAATCCGGTCACGCTCCAGCAGAACCTCCTGCCGCTGCCCTTCCCCAGGTTCGCATCTGAGTCGGGCTACACGCGCAATGATACGCTGAGCTACTCGGCCTATCTTGATGGCACGTGGCAGATGAATGACGCCATCCGGGTGTCTGCGGGCCTGCGCTACACCTATGACGACAAGAGCCTCCTGGGTGAGCGGCCGGTCACCAATTTCGGGATTTTCTTCCCGTCTCCCGGACCGCAGCGCGCCAGCCGTTCAGAAAGCTTTGAGGCGTTTCAGCCCCGCCTGGTGGTCGACTGGCGTCTTGCGCCCGGCGTGCTGACCTATGCCAGCGTCACGACGGGCTATCGCTCGGGCGTTATCCCCGATCCCGGCACGAACCTGACGGCCCCGGTCGTGGAGCCTGAATTTGTCACCAGCTACGAGCTGGGCATGAGAACCGAAACCTTTGATCGCCGCCTGCGGCTCAATGGCTCGATCTTCCGCTACGACTGGACGGACTTCCAGTCTCAGGTTCTCGATCCCCAGACCAATCTGTTGATCGCGGCCAATGCGGGCGAGGCGTCGGCTCTCGGCGCAGAACTGGAAGGCGATCTGCGCCTGACGCAAAACGTGTCGCTGTTCGGCAATGTCAATCTCATGGACGCCACATACGACGACTTCGTCAGCGGCGGCCAGGATTTCTCCGGAAACCGGCTGGTATTCTCGCCCCGCTTCCGCGGCACGCTGGGCGCCTCTTTCAATGTGCCGGTGGGTGCTGACTGGAACCTGAGAGCCAACGGGTTCTACGTGTACCGGTCGCAGCAGTTCTTCTCCAACGACAACACGGCGCTGGAAAGCCAGGACGGCTTTGGCGTGATGAACCTCAACGTCACCCTGTCCGCGCCTCAAGACCGCTTCGAACTGTCTGTGTTTTCTCAGAACCTGTTCGACGAGCGCTATCTGGGTGATGTCGGCAATACCGGCCGCGCCTTCGGCACACCGACCTGGGTGCCGGCCCAGCCGCGCGTATACGGTTTTGAGATCCGCACCCGCTTCTAA
- a CDS encoding alkaline phosphatase D family protein has protein sequence MDRRSFIQTGLGALGWAIASAAGPQAASARAIEATGRYMFPHGVASGDPTASSVVLWTRVQANDGATPDRVALTAEVALDEGFETVLVRTDIEAVADADHTVRLIVTDLPSDTRLFYRFIAHGDVSMPLGHTRTAPGPDSLRPVRFATASCQNYEQGQYGAWRRLVEMDEAAPEDQRIDAVIHLGDFIYEAVGYGAVRRAGPLPSGGGGQSADIRHAVTLDDYRHLWRTYLSDPDMIAARARFAFIVTWDDHEFSNDSWQSSETYTVPPLPAQTRKVAANQAWFEYVPALLTGSADFEGIASPARDFSAADVSNTAFRDAALGSQQPEPNNIAAIKSLIIHRAFSWGAMVDVVVTDTRSFRSEQAVPAELAVALTTIDRGLQPLGIVRTLDAGRDANDGAPPLELTFAGQTFENPRATHAPGTMLGHEQRDWFKSVMRASRARWRAWANSVPLSPMRLDSDSVGQSSDPAVLTIDAWDGYPSERNALLTFFREEGVANVVSLAGDHHMHIGAVVSAHDDASDPAAIEFATAGISSQPFQVTLERNVPRDNPARSLFAFDDRVIETPADQADAANMTFRAGISATVITSMTGQEAAGLAQRNPAQNPHLRLLDSAANGFCVVTFMQDRVDAAFHSVDAASGQDIRVAHLSAPAWGTGEAAGMDEARIEGSALFPAGLYRQ, from the coding sequence ATGGACAGACGCAGTTTCATCCAGACGGGTCTGGGCGCTTTGGGTTGGGCCATCGCTTCGGCGGCCGGTCCGCAAGCGGCCAGCGCCCGGGCGATCGAGGCCACCGGCCGCTATATGTTCCCGCACGGGGTGGCGTCCGGTGACCCGACTGCGTCGTCCGTGGTGTTGTGGACGCGCGTGCAGGCGAACGATGGCGCCACGCCCGATCGTGTCGCTCTGACGGCCGAAGTGGCGCTCGACGAAGGGTTCGAGACCGTACTCGTGCGCACTGACATCGAGGCGGTGGCCGACGCCGACCACACTGTGCGGCTCATTGTGACCGATCTGCCGTCAGACACGCGCCTGTTCTACCGCTTCATCGCGCACGGCGATGTGTCCATGCCGCTGGGCCATACGCGCACGGCACCCGGCCCAGACAGCCTGAGGCCGGTCAGGTTCGCCACCGCCTCCTGCCAGAATTACGAGCAGGGCCAGTACGGCGCCTGGCGGCGTCTGGTGGAAATGGATGAAGCCGCTCCTGAAGATCAGCGCATCGATGCGGTCATTCATCTGGGCGACTTCATATATGAAGCGGTTGGATACGGGGCCGTTCGTCGTGCCGGACCGCTGCCGAGCGGGGGCGGTGGCCAGAGCGCGGACATTCGTCATGCCGTGACGCTCGATGACTATCGCCATCTGTGGCGCACATACCTGTCGGATCCCGACATGATCGCCGCGCGCGCCCGTTTTGCGTTCATCGTGACCTGGGATGATCACGAATTCAGCAATGATTCCTGGCAGTCGAGCGAAACCTACACCGTTCCGCCGCTGCCCGCCCAGACGCGCAAGGTCGCCGCAAACCAGGCGTGGTTTGAGTATGTGCCGGCTTTGCTGACGGGGTCGGCCGACTTTGAGGGCATCGCATCGCCTGCGCGCGATTTCAGCGCTGCCGACGTGTCCAACACGGCGTTTCGCGACGCCGCGCTCGGTTCTCAGCAGCCCGAGCCCAATAATATCGCAGCCATCAAGTCGCTCATCATTCATCGCGCTTTCTCATGGGGTGCGATGGTGGACGTTGTCGTGACCGACACGCGCTCCTTCCGATCAGAGCAGGCCGTGCCGGCCGAGCTGGCTGTTGCCCTGACCACTATTGACCGCGGCTTGCAGCCGCTTGGCATTGTGCGCACCCTGGACGCAGGACGAGACGCCAATGACGGCGCGCCGCCGCTTGAGCTGACCTTTGCCGGTCAGACTTTTGAGAACCCGCGCGCCACTCATGCGCCGGGCACCATGCTGGGACATGAGCAGCGTGACTGGTTCAAGTCGGTGATGCGCGCGTCTCGCGCACGCTGGAGAGCCTGGGCCAATTCGGTGCCGCTTTCGCCCATGCGCCTTGACAGCGACAGTGTAGGCCAGTCCTCCGACCCTGCGGTTCTGACCATCGACGCCTGGGACGGCTATCCGTCAGAACGCAACGCCTTGCTGACGTTTTTCCGCGAGGAAGGCGTTGCCAATGTGGTGTCGCTCGCCGGCGATCATCACATGCATATCGGCGCGGTCGTCAGCGCCCATGATGACGCGTCCGACCCTGCCGCCATCGAATTTGCCACGGCCGGGATCAGCTCACAGCCCTTCCAGGTCACCCTTGAGCGCAATGTTCCCAGAGATAACCCCGCGCGCAGCCTGTTTGCGTTTGATGATCGCGTGATCGAGACACCGGCCGATCAGGCCGACGCGGCCAACATGACGTTCAGAGCCGGGATATCGGCCACAGTCATCACATCGATGACCGGGCAGGAGGCCGCGGGCCTGGCTCAACGCAATCCGGCCCAGAACCCGCATCTGCGTCTGCTTGACAGCGCCGCCAATGGTTTTTGTGTCGTGACGTTCATGCAAGATCGCGTGGACGCGGCATTCCACTCGGTTGACGCAGCCTCGGGCCAGGATATCCGCGTGGCTCACCTGTCTGCTCCCGCCTGGGGGACTGGCGAGGCGGCGGGCATGGATGAGGCGCGTATCGAAGGCTCCGCGCTCTTTCCCGCAGGGCTCTACAGACAGTAA